TCGTGCAGTGCTCATCAACTATGTGGCTCCCGACCTGATGGGCTTCACATCTGGGGTCAATGAGTTCGTCGCCAATTACGTGAAAGAGAATCCGAAGCGCTTGATTCCTTGCGGCAGCGTTCATCCACGACACACGGCAAATGTCGAAGGCGACATGGAGCAGATCGTGCGCTTGGGGATACGCATGATCAAAGTGCATCCGCCGCATCAGTTGCTTTATCCGAACGACTATCTAAATGGCATGAAAGAGTTGGAGACCGTCTATCGCGTCGCTGAGCAGAGCGGTATTCCTGTAATGGTCCATACGGGAACCTCAATTTTCCCCGGTGCCCGAAACAAGTATGGCGATCCTATCTATGTGGACGATGTGGCGGTTGATTTTCCTAAATTGAAAATTATTTTGGCGCATGGCGGGCGGCCTTTGTGGATGGAAACGGCGTTCTTTCTGGTCAGACGGCATCCGAATGTCTACCTGGACATCAGCGGAATTCCTCCAAAGACGTTGCTGAAGTATTTTCCCCGGCTGCAGGAGATTGCGGACAAAACGCTGTTCGGTACGGATTGGCCGGGTCCTGGGGTGCCCGAGATCAAGCAGAACCTGGAGGATTTTCGCAGTCTGCCTATAACCGATGCAGCGAAGCAGCAGATTCTGGGTAAGACGGCATTGTCGATCTGGCCCAGTTAGAAAACCCACAAGCCGAACACGAAGGCCACAAAGGCAACTGAAGAGGTCACGAAGAACGGCAGGGCTTAGGCTCTCGGCTGATCATCTCTTTTCCGCGTTTAGCACGGCAGCAAGCGACTCGCGACTCCAGACACCCTCGACCAAGCTTCGTGACCTCCGGTGTGTGCTTCGTGACCTTCGTGTTCGCCTTTCCGGGTTTGCCGCCCTAAAAGGTTTTCGGATATAACAGAGGGTTGCTCTCTGCGCGATGCGGCTCACTGTGGTCGCGTGCTTGCTTTGGGTCAAATCGAGAGCGTTCGAGGTCTCAATGTCGACAACGCCCGCCACAAAAGGTCTTGAAGGAATCGTCGCCGCTAATTCTGGAATCTGCTATATCGATGGTGACGAAGGCGTTCTTGCTTATCGTGGCATCGACATCCACGAACTCGCCCAGAACTCCAACTTTGAAGAAGTCTGCTACTTGTTGTGGTTCGGAACACTTCCTAAACGAGAGGAACTGGAGCACTTCCGGCAACGGCTGGCGGAGTCGCGCAAGGTCGATCCTGGCATCATCGAGATGATGCGGAGCTTCCCGAAGAGCGCCACGCCGATGGAGGTTCTGCGCACCACGGTTTCCGCGTTGTCTTTCTACGATCCCGATGAGAAAGCGGTCGATCACGATTCGAACGTGCGCAAGGCATACGCACTCACATCGCAGATCGCGATGATCGTTGCCATTTACGATCGAATCCGAAAAGGGAAGAAGGTGGTGGATGCCGATCCGAAGCTTTCGCATGCCGCTAATTTTCTGCTGCAGCTCACCGGCGAGAAGCCTTCTGCGACCGCAGAAAAAGCCCTCGACATCGCCCTCATCCTTCATGCCGACCACGAACTGAATGCATCCACATTCGCTGCTCGCGTGACTGCTGCGACTTTGTCAGACATGCATTCGGCGATCACCAGCGCCATCGGCGCGTTGAAGGGGCCCTTGCACGGTGGAGCCAACGAGGCGGTCATGCGCATGCTGTTCGCGCTGGACAAAGCCGGGAGGGACCCAGTGGAACATGTGACGGGCATGCTGGCGGACAAGAAGAAAGTCCCTGGCTTCGGGCATCGCGTCTACACCACGGAAGACCCCCGTGCCACGCACCTGCGCAAGATGTCTGAGGATCTGGGACGCTCCAGCGGCAATCCCAAGTGGTTCGACATGTCGCGTAAGATCGAGAAGTACATCAACGCCGAGAAGAAGCTGAACGCCAACGTGGACTTCTACTCGGCGTCGACTTATACGACTTTGGGACTCGACGTCGATCTCTTCACTCCTGTCTTCGCTGTCTCCCGTATTGCAGGCTGGGCGGCGCACGTCATCGAGCAACTCGACGACAACCGATTGATTCGGCCTCGCGCGGAGTACATTGGGCCGCGGTACCCGAATAAATACGTGCCGATGGATAGACGATAGACACGAACGTTTGAAGCTGGTTCAAGCCGCGCTTCGTCGCGGCTAGTTGCTGGAACTGCAAATGGTATTATGTGATGGCATTTGCCATTCTAAAATGGCATAATTCCTGTTTATGAATGTTCGTGTCGACAAGGCTGGGCGTATCGTTCTTCCTAAACCTCTTCGAGACAGGTTAGGTCTAAAGGCAGGGTCCAGCCTGGAGCTCTCAGAGAATTCCGATGGTCTCTTGCTTCGACTCGCTGTTTCCCGAAGCAGTCTAGTCAAGCGAAATGGACGCTGGGTGTACACAGGAAAGGCACCGCGGGATATCAACTGGGAACGGCTCGTGGAAGAAGACCGTGAGCTTCGCGACAGGGAACTTTACGAACGGTGAAGGTCTATGTAGATACCAATATCGTAGTCGCGAGTATTGTAGACACTCACGTCCACTACGGGCGGTGCAAGCCGCTCATGGACGATATCGGCGCGGGAAAGTATCAAGGTTTCATCAGCGCGCACGGGCTTACCGAAATTTATTCGGTGATGACACGAACACCCTTCGTTCCGCGTTTCCGACCAATAGACGTCTGGCAAATCTTGTCGGACGATATCCTGCCCGCGTTGCAGTTGGTCTCATTGAGTAATAGCGACTATCGAAGCATCGTTGAAGATTGCGCAAGTATGGGATTCGTGAGCGGTCGCGTTCACGATCTCGTTCATTTGAGGGCCGCCGAAAAGGCGGGCTGTCAACGAATCTACACTTTCGATGTACGCGGTTTTCAGGCACTCGCCCCGAGCCTTAGCAATCGCATTGTCATGCCACACTAGCTGGATCATTCGCCTACAATAGACTCATGCACCGGGTATACCTCGACAGTAATGCGACCACTCCGCTTCTTCCCGAAGTGTTTGAGGCGATGCGTCCGTATTATTTCGAGGAGTTTGGCAATGCTTCGTCGATTCATCATCACGGACAGCACGCGCGGGCGGCGGTTGAGCGGGCGCGGGAGTCCGTCGCCAAACTGCTCGGATGCCGCGCTGCTGAGGTTGTATTCACCAGCGGCGGCACGGAGGCCGACAATCTCGCCATCTTCGGCATAGCTCGGGCACGCGATCACATCATTACTTCCCAGATTGAACATCATGCCGTGCTCAATGCCTGCAAGCGGCTGGAGCAGCGGGGCTTTGAGGTCACATATCTGCCGGTGAGTGAGCAAGGGCTTATTGATCCAGATGAGCTGAGGGGGGCGTTGCGGCCGAACACCAAGCTTATTTCCATCATGATGGCGAACAATGAAACCGGCGTTTTGCAGCCGGTGGAGGAGATTGGGCGGATTGCCGCTGAGGCTGATGTTTATTTTCATAGTGACGCTGTGCAGGCGGCCGGCAAAGTTCCGATCGATGTAAAGAGGATTGGTTGTGACCTGCTTTCCATTTCGGGACACAAGTTTCACGGTCCTCAGGGAACTGGCGCCATGTACATACGGCGCGGAACGTTGATTGAACCTTTGTTTTTTGGGGGAAATCACGAACGCCAGCGGCGTGCAGGCACAGAGAACTTGCCGGGAATCATTGGGCTCGGTTGTGCTGCCGAGATTGCTCTGCGCGGATTTGCGGACGGCAGCGTAGGGCGAATTCGTGGAATGCGCGATCGGCTGGAATCGAAGCTGTTAAACGATACTGATGCGGCAGGAGTGAACAGCGGCCGCGCTCCGCGTGTTCCAAATACAAGCAACGTCTTTTTCGACCACATTGAAGGAGAGGCGATGGTGATCGCCTTGGATCTGAAAGGGCTGGCGGTTTCCACAGGTGCGGCTTGCTCTTCGGGCGCAATTGAACCATCGCATGTGCTGACGGCGATAGGTCTCGCGCCGGAACGGGCGCGGGCGAGTATTCGGTTCAGTTTGGGTAAGCAGAATACGGAGGAGGATGTTGATTTTGCCTTGTCGGTGATTCCGGCGACGATTGCGCGTTTGCGGGAATTGTCGCCCACCTATAAGGCGAATCCGGCGCCGGCAGCCAGATAGCGTTCGTAATTTTGCCAGCATGGTTCCGGCCGCCCCGGCCGGACACGGCTTAAATTACAAAAATCCCTTCCTGAGCGAATATTCCCTCACCGTCAGATTGAAGATTGGCGAACTCCTCGTCGAATTCGACCACCTGGGATATCTTCAGCTCTGTACCGGCCAGGGCGGCCGGAACCACGTAATCAAAACCACGTAAACTAAACCAAGTAAGCTCAACCACGA
Above is a window of Acidobacteriota bacterium DNA encoding:
- a CDS encoding AbrB/MazE/SpoVT family DNA-binding domain-containing protein, whose translation is MNVRVDKAGRIVLPKPLRDRLGLKAGSSLELSENSDGLLLRLAVSRSSLVKRNGRWVYTGKAPRDINWERLVEEDRELRDRELYER
- a CDS encoding citrate synthase (catalyzes the formation of citrate from acetyl-CoA and oxaloacetate), which produces MSTTPATKGLEGIVAANSGICYIDGDEGVLAYRGIDIHELAQNSNFEEVCYLLWFGTLPKREELEHFRQRLAESRKVDPGIIEMMRSFPKSATPMEVLRTTVSALSFYDPDEKAVDHDSNVRKAYALTSQIAMIVAIYDRIRKGKKVVDADPKLSHAANFLLQLTGEKPSATAEKALDIALILHADHELNASTFAARVTAATLSDMHSAITSAIGALKGPLHGGANEAVMRMLFALDKAGRDPVEHVTGMLADKKKVPGFGHRVYTTEDPRATHLRKMSEDLGRSSGNPKWFDMSRKIEKYINAEKKLNANVDFYSASTYTTLGLDVDLFTPVFAVSRIAGWAAHVIEQLDDNRLIRPRAEYIGPRYPNKYVPMDRR
- a CDS encoding cysteine desulfurase NifS: MHRVYLDSNATTPLLPEVFEAMRPYYFEEFGNASSIHHHGQHARAAVERARESVAKLLGCRAAEVVFTSGGTEADNLAIFGIARARDHIITSQIEHHAVLNACKRLEQRGFEVTYLPVSEQGLIDPDELRGALRPNTKLISIMMANNETGVLQPVEEIGRIAAEADVYFHSDAVQAAGKVPIDVKRIGCDLLSISGHKFHGPQGTGAMYIRRGTLIEPLFFGGNHERQRRAGTENLPGIIGLGCAAEIALRGFADGSVGRIRGMRDRLESKLLNDTDAAGVNSGRAPRVPNTSNVFFDHIEGEAMVIALDLKGLAVSTGAACSSGAIEPSHVLTAIGLAPERARASIRFSLGKQNTEEDVDFALSVIPATIARLRELSPTYKANPAPAAR